Proteins encoded within one genomic window of Arachis ipaensis cultivar K30076 chromosome B08, Araip1.1, whole genome shotgun sequence:
- the LOC107610868 gene encoding uncharacterized protein LOC107610868, giving the protein MSALSQRGKLENNKLAGANYDDWYRNLRIVLMDERLINIIDKPAITAPIPKEDGSIDNEATKAYEKYLENCLTAKCIILASMGSDLQRQHQDMDPPTIVEHLKKMYGAQSKTARYQLSKSLFRSTLDVDSPVGPNVLKMIDLIKQLEKLGCKLCKELS; this is encoded by the coding sequence ATGTCTGCTCTATCACAGCGTGGCAAACTTGAAAATAACAAATTAGCTGGAGCCAATTATGATGATTGGTATCGCAATTTGAGAATTGTTCTCATGGATGAAAGGCTAATTAATATAATCGATAAGCCTGCTATTACGGCCCCAATTCCTAAAGAGGATGGAAGTATTGATAATGAGGCAACCAAGGCTTATGAGAAGTACTTGGAAAATTGTCTTACTGCCAAATGCATCATTTTGGCATCCATGGGTTCTGATCTTCAGAGGCAACATCAGGATATGGATCCACCAACTATTGTTGAACATCTTAAGAAGATGTATGGTGCACAAAGTAAGACGGCCCGATATCAATTGTCCAAATCTTTGTTTAGATCCACACTTGATGTGGACTCTCCTGTTGGACCCAATGTTCTTAAGATGATTGATCTTATTAAACAACTTGAGAAGTTGGGATGCAAATTGTGCAAAGAACTTTCATAA